One genomic region from Bdellovibrionota bacterium encodes:
- a CDS encoding PilZ domain-containing protein — translation MVEGVQVVERRSKPRVETKVRVRMVGREDEVETYAGNLSKSGVFLETKEPLAKVGEKIQMEILLSQATESIKVRGKVARIVAPNRMGSVSGIGIEFLRVEARQVRTFDRLIDRLLDARGIGSRKHPRLKTHVVVEFTSKEEVRKTFSENLSKGGLFLRTSPNGMALGDTLQVVILHPHSKRKFSAEAEVVHLRKGESTVSADFVEGVGVRFLLTSASQRTEMSGFLRSILSGKRV, via the coding sequence GTGGTGGAAGGTGTACAAGTCGTCGAGCGCAGGTCGAAACCGAGAGTCGAGACCAAGGTCCGGGTTCGTATGGTCGGCCGCGAGGACGAAGTCGAAACGTACGCCGGCAATCTCTCCAAGAGCGGCGTATTTCTCGAAACGAAGGAGCCGCTCGCCAAAGTAGGCGAGAAGATCCAGATGGAAATTCTTCTCTCCCAGGCCACGGAATCGATCAAAGTCAGGGGCAAAGTCGCCCGGATCGTCGCTCCCAACCGCATGGGCTCGGTTTCCGGTATCGGAATTGAATTCTTACGGGTCGAGGCCCGACAAGTGCGGACGTTTGATCGCCTCATCGATCGCTTACTGGACGCCAGGGGAATTGGATCCCGCAAACATCCACGACTCAAAACTCATGTGGTCGTGGAATTCACGTCGAAAGAGGAAGTTCGCAAGACGTTCTCCGAAAATCTAAGTAAGGGGGGTCTGTTCTTACGAACCTCTCCCAACGGAATGGCCTTAGGCGACACTTTGCAAGTCGTCATCCTTCATCCGCATTCAAAACGAAAGTTTTCCGCAGAAGCGGAAGTCGTGCATCTCCGCAAAGGGGAATCGACCGTCAGCGCCGATTTTGTGGAAGGCGTGGGGGTCCGCTTTCTTTTGACTTCGGCGTCGCAGCGCACCGAAATGTCCGGATTCCTCCGCAGCATCCTCTCCGGCAAACGCGTTTAA